The following proteins are co-located in the Apium graveolens cultivar Ventura chromosome 5, ASM990537v1, whole genome shotgun sequence genome:
- the LOC141724972 gene encoding uncharacterized protein LOC141724972, translating into MSRCFPFPPPGYEKKPIPEDANILKKEKTKEKKHKDKKDKERREGKDKKDKEKSDKKRREKKERKEKNKEKDHEKGSTSGEKRVLGQSENCNGAKSHQSEKERGKEKKESSSTLADKNGAKSHQSEKERGKGKTESSSTSEDKRQIGQFEYCNGEKRHQKVERSRDKRNTSIEKKLSVQIQGHTGGDKPVQLSFGDKDSQDSKFQLEFSKRINDEEKGSGIQLVEGFMGMGLKKDERTDRIANGDTRTVVKGKEKIKDEQVDNRKTNGQRIYHEEKFNGNAMSQNFTGSIQNKTGLSNSTDKFEQRMDGKEKSKEREIDDKRRDKRKSKHKDKQSQGTEKTLEKEKRKEDKAKKEHKKSKKDSLRSSNNDDTGGPSNNKMPQISQDIKVAASEGNLKKRKDSEKNGFLQEHVIRPEKLPRLSSYPLSENRQELEPFKTITPFTPQKQGADKHLEVCNKDTTENGLTGPHQLPTSAPQPSPAIAEASRKSPHPDMKYLSKVLSVPQVQEWSDVDDQAWLFNNKKSLLSKSEVDPNGVNQGQQVWAEALRIESADVFALPYVIPY; encoded by the exons GAAAAAACAAAAGAGAAAAAGCACAAGGATAAAAAGGACAAAGAGAGGAGAGAAGGCAAAGACAAAAAGGACAAAGAAAAAAGTGACAAAAAACGAAgagagaaaaaagaaagaaaggagaaaaacaagGAAAAAGACCACGAGAAGGGCAGCACCTCAGGCGAGAAAAGAGTTTTAGGGCAGAGCGAAAATTGTAATGGAGCAAAATCTCATCAGAGTGAAAAAGAAAGAGGTAAAGAGAAAAAAGAAAGCAGCAGCACCTTGGCAGACAAGAATGGAGCAAAATCTCATCAGAGTGAAAAAGAGCGAGGTAAAGGGAAAACAGAAAGCAGCAGCACCTCAGAAGACAAGAGGCAGATTGGTCAGTTTGAATATTGCAATGGAGAGAAACGTCACCAGAAAGTGGAGAGAAGTAGAGATAAAAGAAATACTTCAATTGAGAAAAAGCTTTCAGTGCAAATTCAGGGTCATACTGGAGGCGATAAACCTGTTCAGCTCAGCTTTGGTGACAaggattctcaagattcaaaaTTTCAGCTGGAGTTCAGCAAGAGGATTAATGATGAAGAAAAGGGATCAGGGATCCAGTTGGTTGAGGGATTCATGGGAATGGGTCTCAAGAAGGATGAAAGAACTGATAGAATTGCAAACGGAGATACTCGTACGGTTGTCAAAGGCAAGGAAAAGATCAAAGATGAACAAGTTGATAATCGGAAGACCAATGGACAAAGGATATACCATGAAGAGAAATTTAATGGTAATGCTATGTCTCAAAACTTTACCGGAAGCATACAAAATAAAACTGGACTGTCCAACTCGACAGATAAATTTGAGCAAAGGATGGATGGTAAAGAGAAATCAAAAGAAAGAGAAATTGATGATAAAAGAAGGGATAAACGGAAAAGTAAACACAAGGATAAGCAGAGCCAGGGAACCGAAAAAACCCTTGAAAAAGAGAAGCGAAAGGAGGATAAAGCAAAAAAGGAACATaagaaatcaaagaaggataGCCTTAGAAGTAGCAACAATGATGATACTGGTGGTCCCTCGAATAACAAGATGCCTCAAATTTCCCAGGATATCAAAGTTGCTGCTTCTGAGGGTAATCTGAAAAAAAGAAAAGATTCTGAGAAGAATGGTTTCCTGCAGG AACATGTTATTAGACCTGAGAAATTGCCCAGGCTAAGTTCTTATCCATTATCAGAGAATAGACAGGAGTTGGAACCTTTCAAAACCATCACCCCTTTCACCCCTCAAAAACAGGGGGCAGATAAACATTTGGAAGTATGTAATAAGGATACCACAGAAAATGGTTTGACAGGACCACACCAGTTGCCTACTTCTGCACCTCAGCCTTCACCAGCAATTGCTGAAGCATCAAGAAAATCGCCTCATCCTGATATGAAGTACCTAAGTAAAGTACTTTCAGTTCCACAAGTACAGGAGTGGTCTGATGTTGATGACCAGGCATGGTTGTTCAATAACAAAAAATCGTTATTGAGTAAGTCCGAAGTAGATCCAAATGGAGTTAACCAAGGACAGCAGGTATGGGCTGAAGCTCTGAGGATAGAGTCAGCTGATGTTTTTGCTCTGCCATATGTAATACCTTACTGA